The Pseudomonas wenzhouensis genome has a segment encoding these proteins:
- a CDS encoding MlaD family protein, whose protein sequence is MEPRAHHVLIGLFTVLTVGAALLFGLWLNKAGADRAFTDYEVIFNEEVSGLSQGSAVQYSGIKVGDVIRLGLDPDDPRTVRARIRIVGGTPIKQDTRARLSITSITGLAVIQLYSGSPESPPLKGEDGQPGIIIADRSPLSRLMANGEDLVLNITRLLTRANRMLSRENAERVSRTLENLEQATAGIADQRDELGEALRQTSAATREAAELMRTAKRLLDGQGSQALDNAERLMASLERSSHSIEQLLESNRSALDNGMQGLGELGPAIGELRDTLGALRSFSRRLEQDPTGYLLRNDSIKEFQP, encoded by the coding sequence ATGGAACCCAGAGCCCATCATGTGCTGATCGGCCTGTTTACCGTGCTTACGGTAGGGGCCGCGCTGCTGTTCGGCCTGTGGCTGAACAAGGCCGGTGCCGATCGCGCCTTCACCGATTACGAAGTGATCTTCAACGAGGAGGTCAGCGGCCTGTCGCAGGGCAGTGCGGTACAGTACAGCGGCATCAAGGTCGGTGACGTGATCCGCCTCGGCCTCGACCCCGACGACCCACGCACGGTGCGCGCGCGCATCCGTATCGTCGGTGGCACACCGATCAAGCAGGACACCCGTGCGCGCCTGTCGATCACCAGCATCACCGGCCTGGCGGTGATCCAGCTATACAGCGGCAGCCCGGAAAGCCCGCCCCTGAAGGGGGAGGATGGTCAGCCCGGCATCATTATCGCCGACCGCTCGCCGCTGTCGCGACTGATGGCCAATGGCGAGGATCTGGTGCTCAACATCACCCGCCTGCTGACACGCGCCAATCGCATGCTCTCGCGCGAAAATGCCGAACGCGTCTCGCGAACCCTGGAAAATCTCGAGCAGGCCACCGCCGGCATCGCTGACCAGCGTGACGAACTCGGTGAAGCCCTGCGCCAGACCAGCGCGGCCACCCGCGAAGCAGCCGAGTTGATGCGCACCGCCAAGCGCCTGCTCGACGGCCAGGGCAGCCAGGCGCTGGACAATGCCGAACGCCTGATGGCCTCGCTGGAGCGCAGCAGCCACAGCATCGAGCAACTGCTGGAAAGCAATCGCAGCGCGCTGGACAACGGCATGCAGGGGCTTGGCGAGCTGGGTCCGGCGATTGGCGAACTGCGCGACACCCTCGGTGCCCTGCGCAGTTTCTCCCGCCGCCTGGAACAGGACCCCACCGGTTACCTGCTGCGCAACGACAGCATCAAGGAGTTCCAACCATGA
- a CDS encoding ABC-type transport auxiliary lipoprotein family protein, translated as MKRLTLLLAAALLGACSILPQSEPLDIYLLPGAALPAQTQRVDWSLRVNSPLSNQLLDDARIVVLPEPGRVNTYQGVRWSERTPRLLRNRLLDAFHDDGRIQALSNEEQRLQADLELVSDLRSFHSEYRDGLPHALIRLDASLVDARSQQIIASRRFSISQPASDTSIASVVAAFAQAGDQLSRELVDWTLAEGQRATQ; from the coding sequence ATGAAGCGTCTCACCCTGCTGCTGGCTGCCGCTCTGCTCGGTGCCTGCTCGATCCTGCCGCAGAGCGAACCGCTGGATATCTACCTGCTGCCTGGCGCGGCACTGCCTGCGCAGACGCAGCGCGTCGACTGGTCACTGCGGGTCAACAGTCCGCTCAGCAATCAGCTGCTCGACGATGCGCGCATCGTCGTGCTGCCCGAGCCTGGCCGGGTCAACACCTACCAGGGCGTACGCTGGAGCGAGCGCACGCCACGACTGCTGCGTAATCGCCTGCTCGATGCCTTCCATGACGACGGGCGCATCCAGGCACTGAGTAATGAGGAACAACGCCTGCAGGCCGACCTGGAGCTGGTCAGCGACCTGCGCAGCTTCCATAGCGAATACCGTGATGGCCTCCCGCATGCCCTGATCCGCCTGGATGCCAGCCTGGTCGATGCACGCAGCCAGCAGATCATTGCCAGCCGCCGCTTCAGCATCAGCCAGCCGGCAAGCGATACCTCGATTGCCTCGGTGGTGGCGGCTTTCGCTCAGGCAGGGGATCAATTGTCCCGCGAGCTGGTGGACTGGACGCTGGCTGAAGGGCAACGCGCTACCCAATAA